Proteins found in one Polyodon spathula isolate WHYD16114869_AA chromosome 10, ASM1765450v1, whole genome shotgun sequence genomic segment:
- the LOC121322285 gene encoding uncharacterized protein C7orf57-like: MDSGAQMGKKGIKTVDDSSVRPSSQIPGLGNCTDTRDEKRAHGRRTGVVETDSDYVKLAKQGGQQGLLRHEVSSLQTKPNLDYTAPDWFSFESNPQEHQSTQKRTIPDFMTCEEFQRSPVKGSFQPLDAPFGTDNKTTWEREGDSFTADKDKNTTMIQPTNQMENLSLTSENRHQASKFKKTSSQKNDKPVSMQKLLSFGYADDWHVEHDKKIAKENPSIEVDQKS; encoded by the exons ATGGACAGTGGTGCGCAAATGGGAAAAAAAG GTATCAAAACTGTGGATGACAGCAGTGTGCGTCCCAGTTCACAGATTCCTGGATTAGGGAATTGTACTGATACCCGTGATGAGAAAAGGGCACATGGACGTCGAACAGGAGTGGTTGAGACTGATTCAGATTATGTGAAACTGGCAAAACAAGGCGGGCAACAAG GTTTACTGCGGCACGAGGTATCaagtttacaaacaaaaccaaatttGGATTACACAGCTCCTGACTGGTTTTCCTTTGAGTCTAATCCTCAAGAACATCAAAG CACTCAAAAAAGAACAATTCCTGATTTTATGACGTGTGAAGAATTCCAGAGAAGTCCAGTCAAAGGGTCCTTCCAACCCCTGGATGCTCCCTTTGGCACTGATAATAAGACCACATGGGAACGGGAAGGTGACAGTTTTACAGCTGATAAAGATAAG aatacCACAATGATCCAGCCTACAAACCAGATGGAGAACCTGTCCTTAACTTCTGAAAACCGTCACCAAGCAAGCAAGTTTAAGAAAAC gtcTTCTCAAAAAAATGATAAACCTGTTAGCATGCAGAAGTTGCTGAGTTTTGGCTATGCAGATGATTGGCATGTAGAGCATGATAAGAAAATTGCCAAAGAGAACCCAA GTATAGAGGTAGATCAAAAGAGCTAG